A stretch of Arachis hypogaea cultivar Tifrunner chromosome 15, arahy.Tifrunner.gnm2.J5K5, whole genome shotgun sequence DNA encodes these proteins:
- the LOC112747479 gene encoding 4-coumarate--CoA ligase-like 6 isoform X1, producing MAANVNFDMPHNRISTTLITYPHWYSPKNGIYRSKHLSLELPKDPFTDLVSFVFSHRHNGVSALVDSSSGSSVSYSKLQPFVKSMAYGLHKMGVSQGDVVLLLLPNSIYYPIVFLGVLCLGAVVAPLNPLSSVSEIHKQIKDCGVSFAFTVPENFKKVEPLGIPIVAVPENEEGLKLDCFSCFSNMISGEFGFSMRPVIRQEDTAAILYSSGTTGVSKGVVLTHKNLISMIELFVRFEASQYEYSCLNNVFLAVLPMFHVYGLSLFALGLLSLGSTVIVMRKFDIDEVINAIDKFKVTHFPVVPPMLTALTRRGKGVNGSNLQSLMQVSSGAAPLNESVIEDFVETFPHVDFIQGYGMTESTAVGTRGFNTEKLHNYLSIGLLAPNMEARVVDWSSGEFLPPGSSGELWLRGPAIMKGYLNNEEATMSTIDKDGWLHTGDVVYFDQDGYLYISDRLKDIIKYKGFQIAPADLEAVLISHPEVVDVAVTAAMDEAAGEIPVAFVVRKVGSMISAKQIIDYVAEQVAPYKKVRKVIFIKRIPRSPTGKILRRQLRNFSTSKL from the exons ATGGCTGCAAATGTGAACTTTGACATGCCACATAACAGAATAAGCACCACGCTCATCACGTACCCTCATTGGTATTCACCAAAAAATGGAATTTACCGTAGCAAACACCTCTCTTTGGAGCTTCCCAAAGACCCTTTTACGGACCTTGTTTCCTTCGTCTTTTCCCACCGCCATAATGGGGTTTCAGCCCTTGTTGATTCCTCATCTGGGTCTTCAGTTTCTTACTCAAAGTTGCAACCTTTTGTCAAATCCATGGCCTATGGTCTTCACAAAATGGGTGTTTCACAAGGTGATGTGGTTCTGCTTTTGCTTCCAAATTCCATTTACTATCCCATTGTGTTCTTGGGTGTTCTGTGTTTAGGTGCTGTTGTTGCACCATTGAACCCTCTAAGTAGTGTCTCAGAGATacataaacaaatcaaagattgtgGTGTGAGTTTTGCTTTCACTGTGCCTGAAAATTTCAAGAAAGTAGAACCATTAGGAATTCCCATTGTTGCTGTGCCAGAAAATGAGGAGGGTTTGAAGCTTGATTGTTTCTCATGTTTTAGTAACATGATTTCTGGTGAATTTGGTTTTTCGATGAGGCCAGTGATTCGACAGGAGGACACTGCTGCTATATTGTATTCTTCAGGGACAACTGGGGTGAGCAAAGGAGTTGTTCTAACACATAAGAACCTTATTTCTATGATTGAGCTTTTTGTGAGGTTTGAAGCTTCTCAATATGAATACTCTTGCTTGAACAATGTGTTTCTAGCTGTTCTTCCAATGTTCCATGTGTATGGTCTATCGCTTTTTGCTTTGGGGTTACTGTCTTTGGGTTCCACAGTCATTGTAATGAGGAAATTTGACATTGATGAGGTTATCAATGCAATTGACAAGTTTAAGGTTACACACTTCCCGGTAGTTCCGCCTATGTTGACAGCATTGACAAGGAGAGGAAAGGGTGTTAATGGAAGTAATTTGCAGAGTTTGATGCAAGTCTCCAGCGGTGCAGCACCTTTGAATGAAAGTGTTATTGAAGACTTTGTGGAAACATTTCCTCATGTTGATTTTATACAG GGTTATGGAATGACCGAGTCGACTGCGGTAGGAACACGTGGCTTCAATACTGAAAAGTTGCACAACTATTTGTCAATAGGATTGTTAGCTCCAAACATGGAGGCAAGAGTTGTAGACTGGAGTAGCGGTGAATTCTTGCCTCCGGGAAGCAGTGGTGAGCTTTGGTTGAGAGGACCTGCAATCATGAAAG GGTACTTGAATAATGAGGAAGCGACGATGTCAACAATCGATAAAGATGGTTGGCTGCATACTGGCGATGTTGTTTATTTTGATCAGGATGGGTATTTGTATATTTCAGACCGCTTGAAAGATATCATCAAATACAAGGGCTTTCAG ATTGCCCCTGCTGATTTAGAAGCTGTGTTAATCTCACATCCGGAAGTTGTTGATGTCGCAGTTACAGC TGCCATGGACGAAGCAGCCGGGGAGATCCCAGTAGCATTTGTGGTCAGGAAGGTTGGAAGCATGATTTCTGCAAAGCAAATAATAGATTATGTTGCTGAGCAG GTTGCTCCATACAAGAAGGTTAGGAAAGTGATCTTCATTAAAAGGATACCAAGATCTCCAACTGGGAAGATCCTTCGGAGGCAGCTTAGGAATTTCTCCACTTCTAAACTCTAA
- the LOC112747479 gene encoding 4-coumarate--CoA ligase-like 6 isoform X2 has translation MAANVNFDMPHNRISTTLITYPHWYSPKNGIYRSKHLSLELPKDPFTDLVSFVFSHRHNGVSALVDSSSGSSVSYSKLQPFVKSMAYGLHKMGVSQGDVVLLLLPNSIYYPIVFLGVLCLGAVVAPLNPLSSVSEIHKQIKDCGVSFAFTVPENFKKVEPLGIPIVAVPENEEGLKLDCFSCFSNMISGEFGFSMRPVIRQEDTAAILYSSGTTGVSKGVVLTHKNLISMIELFVRFEASQYEYSCLNNVFLAVLPMFHVYGLSLFALGLLSLGSTVIVMRKFDIDEVINAIDKFKVTHFPVVPPMLTALTRRGKGVNGSNLQSLMQVSSGAAPLNESVIEDFVETFPHVDFIQGYGMTESTAVGTRGFNTEKLHNYLSIGLLAPNMEARVVDWSSGEFLPPGSSGELWLRGPAIMKGYLNNEEATMSTIDKDGWLHTGDVVYFDQDGYLYISDRLKDIIKYKGFQIAPADLEAVLISHPEVVDVAVTAAMDEAAGEIPVAFVVRKVAPYKKVRKVIFIKRIPRSPTGKILRRQLRNFSTSKL, from the exons ATGGCTGCAAATGTGAACTTTGACATGCCACATAACAGAATAAGCACCACGCTCATCACGTACCCTCATTGGTATTCACCAAAAAATGGAATTTACCGTAGCAAACACCTCTCTTTGGAGCTTCCCAAAGACCCTTTTACGGACCTTGTTTCCTTCGTCTTTTCCCACCGCCATAATGGGGTTTCAGCCCTTGTTGATTCCTCATCTGGGTCTTCAGTTTCTTACTCAAAGTTGCAACCTTTTGTCAAATCCATGGCCTATGGTCTTCACAAAATGGGTGTTTCACAAGGTGATGTGGTTCTGCTTTTGCTTCCAAATTCCATTTACTATCCCATTGTGTTCTTGGGTGTTCTGTGTTTAGGTGCTGTTGTTGCACCATTGAACCCTCTAAGTAGTGTCTCAGAGATacataaacaaatcaaagattgtgGTGTGAGTTTTGCTTTCACTGTGCCTGAAAATTTCAAGAAAGTAGAACCATTAGGAATTCCCATTGTTGCTGTGCCAGAAAATGAGGAGGGTTTGAAGCTTGATTGTTTCTCATGTTTTAGTAACATGATTTCTGGTGAATTTGGTTTTTCGATGAGGCCAGTGATTCGACAGGAGGACACTGCTGCTATATTGTATTCTTCAGGGACAACTGGGGTGAGCAAAGGAGTTGTTCTAACACATAAGAACCTTATTTCTATGATTGAGCTTTTTGTGAGGTTTGAAGCTTCTCAATATGAATACTCTTGCTTGAACAATGTGTTTCTAGCTGTTCTTCCAATGTTCCATGTGTATGGTCTATCGCTTTTTGCTTTGGGGTTACTGTCTTTGGGTTCCACAGTCATTGTAATGAGGAAATTTGACATTGATGAGGTTATCAATGCAATTGACAAGTTTAAGGTTACACACTTCCCGGTAGTTCCGCCTATGTTGACAGCATTGACAAGGAGAGGAAAGGGTGTTAATGGAAGTAATTTGCAGAGTTTGATGCAAGTCTCCAGCGGTGCAGCACCTTTGAATGAAAGTGTTATTGAAGACTTTGTGGAAACATTTCCTCATGTTGATTTTATACAG GGTTATGGAATGACCGAGTCGACTGCGGTAGGAACACGTGGCTTCAATACTGAAAAGTTGCACAACTATTTGTCAATAGGATTGTTAGCTCCAAACATGGAGGCAAGAGTTGTAGACTGGAGTAGCGGTGAATTCTTGCCTCCGGGAAGCAGTGGTGAGCTTTGGTTGAGAGGACCTGCAATCATGAAAG GGTACTTGAATAATGAGGAAGCGACGATGTCAACAATCGATAAAGATGGTTGGCTGCATACTGGCGATGTTGTTTATTTTGATCAGGATGGGTATTTGTATATTTCAGACCGCTTGAAAGATATCATCAAATACAAGGGCTTTCAG ATTGCCCCTGCTGATTTAGAAGCTGTGTTAATCTCACATCCGGAAGTTGTTGATGTCGCAGTTACAGC TGCCATGGACGAAGCAGCCGGGGAGATCCCAGTAGCATTTGTGGTCAGGAAG GTTGCTCCATACAAGAAGGTTAGGAAAGTGATCTTCATTAAAAGGATACCAAGATCTCCAACTGGGAAGATCCTTCGGAGGCAGCTTAGGAATTTCTCCACTTCTAAACTCTAA
- the LOC112747480 gene encoding plastidal glycolate/glycerate translocator 1, chloroplastic-like produces MGTPENTQRQQLLPKQAEPPTGSSTSSPLIRTLGLHVLRLLNWVVPLVLFLGVDFCFKKVFQAASFEFPSALFVMFCIFAVLMVLDYVNPFAALAFLNFFDPGVMFINRWLPLFYVPYLVVLPISVREIPASSAIKICCIIVGGWLATLSVSGFTAIAVRKAVKTEMIDPEPMEKPPSFSSIELWSWIAVFLVSFIMALLFPTALGTGARTCFLFYLASTVVGYIVGSGLPSKVKMIFHPVIFSLIFPNLVAYAFGLLSKQGYDAALGFYLTESSSDPGAGDILLEFLGPVILSFAFSMFKQRTLMKRHAAEIFTSVIVSTLFSLYSTAIVGRLVALDPSLTVSILPRCITVALALNIVSLFEGANLALTAAVVVATGLIGANFVQSALNILRLHDPIARGIAAASSSHGLATAALSAEEPEALPFSAIAYALTGIFGSLFCTIPAARQSLLAIAGSGWNS; encoded by the exons ATGGGCACCCCAGAAAACACCCAAAGGCAGCAACTTTTGCCAAAACAAGCTGAACCCCCAACTGGGTCCTCCACTTCTTCCCCTTTGATCCGAACTTTGGGTCTTCATGTTCTTAGGCTGCTCAATTGGGTTGTTCCACTGGTTCTCTTCCTCGGTGTTGATTTCTGTTTCAAGAAAGTGTTCCAAGCAGCTTCCTTTGAGTTCCCTAGTGCCTTGTTTGTCATGTTCTGCATATTCGCAGTTTTGATGGTGCTTGATTATGTTAATCCCTTTGCAGCTTTGGCcttcttgaatttctttgatcCTGGGGTTATGTTTATTAATAGATGGTTACCTTTGTTCTATGTTCCTTACTTGGTGGTGCTACCTATTTCTGTTAGAGAAATTCCAGCTTCTTCTGCCATCAAAATTTGCTGTATTATAG TTGGAGGATGGCTGGCTACACTTTCTGTTTCTGGTTTTACAGCTATAGCTGTAAGAAAGGCTGTGAAGACCGAAATGATCGATCCTGAGCCTATGGAAAAGCCCCCTTCATTCTCCTCCATTGAATTGTGGTCATGGATTGCGGTTTTCCTTGTATCGTTCATCATGGCATTGCTTTTCCCAACAGCACTTGGGACAGGTGCCAGAACATGCTTTTTGTTCTATCTTGCATCCACAGTAGTAGGCTACATTGTTGGCTCCGG ATTGCCATCAAAGGTGAAAATGATCTTCCATCCAGTAATATTCTCCTTAATATTTCCCAATCTAGTGGCTTACGCTTTTGGTTTGCTGTCCAAGCAGGGGTATGATGCTGCTCTAG GATTTTACCTTACAGAGTCATCATCTGATCCTGGAGCTGGTGACATTCTTTTGGAATTTTTAGGACCTGTTATTCTTTCCTTTGCTTTCTCTATGTTCAAACAAAGAACG CTTATGAAAAGGCACGCGGCTGAGATTTTCACCTCTGTCATTGTCTCTACACTATTCTCATTGTACTCAACTGCCATTGTTGGACGTCTAGTTGCATTAGACCCATCATTAACTGTGTCCATTCTACCCAGATGTATAACGGTCGCATTGGCACTCAACATCGTGTCACTTTTCGAAG GTGCCAATTTAGCTCTCACAGCAGCTGTGGTTGTTGCAACTGGTTTGATTGGAGCAAATTTCGTGCAATCAGCGCTTAATATACTCCGCCTTCATGATCCAATTGCTCGAGGAATAGCAGCTGCATCAAG TTCCCATGGGCTGGCGACAGCGGCGTTATCAGCAGAGGAACCGGAGGCGCTCCCGTTTAGTGCCATTGCTTATGCTTTGACTGGCATTTTTGGATCTTTATTTTGCACAATTCCAGCAGCAAGACAAAGTTTGCTTGCAATTGCTGGCTCTGGGTGGAATAGTTAG
- the LOC112747481 gene encoding uncharacterized protein produces the protein MMQRWLTKLRTFAVNSPQSSPPLTPIFRCLIHHAPPLQSLHLPASSNLTFTSRSLFNFSSSPHFSFSRLPSRLSPLSPSLVQVRHVSSRERKLKRKPMTPVTSKIKKTKMKSYSSYKLRFRTLKDGTIRRWHEGKRHNAHLKSKKSKRRLRKPATVPVAYAKVMKKLSFCG, from the exons ATGATGCAGCGATGGTTGACTAAGCTACGTACTTTCGCCGTTAATTCGCCCCAGTCTTCTCCGCCACTTACACCAATTTTCCGGTGTCTCATCCACCACGCGCCGCCGTTGCAATCCCTCCACCTCCCTGCTTCCAGCAATCTCACTTTCACTTCTCGTTCTCTCTTCAATTTCTCGTCTTCACCTCATTTCTCATTTTCTCGTCTCCCATCTCGTCTTTCTCCACTTTCTCCCTCC TTGGTTCAAGTGCGGCATGTATCATCAAGGGAAAGGAAGCTGAAGAGAAAGCCAATGACCCCAGTCACTTCTAAGATTAAGAAAACTAAGATGAAGTCTTATTC GTCTTACAAGTTGAGGTTTCGAACATTGAAAGATGGAACCATCAGACGCTGGCATGAGGGGAAACGCCACAATGCTCATTTGAAG TCAAAGAAATCAAAACGCAGATTGAGAAAACCAGCCACTGTACCTGTAGCTTATGCCAAAGTTATGAAGAAACTGAGTTTTTGTGGTTAG
- the LOC112747482 gene encoding uncharacterized protein, with protein MKEVTVEAEGHHGGAAQGGGGRSGSTTSGSSRPDLQNSAMKILRARDGYNNSNNTNNNNGSSYEEVGEKPSRFEVFGWYLYEFCFYFVQTVVVPILFPLIISQLQHLPTNSLQQWNKNHQDLHCSQKELHLYIKLTSKTIGGSSYSALEWASIGWATGLALAVPILGFLSFHLDGHFPKLITAAATGLGVFFCLPAGFFKSTAIFIPYIIGIVAASTVASAAHTQHLGLMIRAFTGPSLKRSQFSIRQGVSSWLNLYGTAAGCLGAALISAFI; from the exons ATGAAAGAAGTAACAGTGGAAGCAGAAGGTCACCATGGAGGAGCAGCACAAGGTGGAGGAGGAAGGAGTGGTAGCACTACAAGCGGGTCTTCAAGGCCAGACCTTCAGAACAGTGCAATGAAGATTCTGAGAGCAAGAGACGGttacaacaactccaacaacaccaacaacaatAACGGAAGTAGTTATGAGGAAGTTGGAGAGAAGCCATCAAGATTTGAAGTGTTTGGATGGTATCTTTATGAGTTCTGTTTCTACTTTGTTCAAACCGTTGTCGTTCCAATTCTCTTCCCACTCATAATAAGCCAGCTACAACACTTGCCAACTAACTCACTCCAACAATGGAACAAGAACCACCAAGACCTACACTGCTCCCAAAAGGAACTTCACTT GTACATCAAGCTCACAAGTAAAACAATTGGTGGATCGAGTTACTCTGCTTTGGAATGGGCATCAATTGGTTGGGCTACAGGTTTGGCATTGGCTGTTCCAATCCTAGGATTCCTGTCCTTCCACCTTGACGGACACTTCCCAAAGCTCATCACGGCGGCTGCGACCGGCCTCGGCGTCTTCTTCTGCCTGCCGGCCGGATTCTTCAAATCCACAGCCATCTTCATTCCGtacattattggcattgttgcGGCCAGCACGGTGGCTAGCGCGGCGCACACGCAGCACCTAGGACTAATGATTCGCGCCTTCACCGGACCATCCCTGAAGAGAAGCCAATTCTCAATAAGGCAAGGTGTGTCTAGCTGGCTGAACCTATATGGCACGGCGGCCGGCTGCTTAGGCGCAGCCTTGATTTCGGCCTTCATATAA